TCTAAAAAGCCTGTAGAAAAAGAGAGTTTCTTCCAGTCGCTGCTTTCTTCATTATTCAAATCCTCAAATCCCGAGGCAGAGAAAAAACGTCGTCTCAAAAATCTTGCAAAAACAATTTCTAAAACAAAATATCACAGCTTCTATCGTCCGGCTTCCGGCGAAATGCTTGCCCCATTCGGAAAGCTTATTTTTGATTTATACAAGGCAATTTCTTCTGCTCAGTTATATTTCAGAAATACTCAGAACCCGGCAATCTTTAAGCGTCAGATTATAAATTTCGTTCTCTCAGAAAATCAGCTTGCCCTTCTGGATGATCTTGATGAACAGAAAATCCTTGAACTTGCAAGAACCGTTCCTTTTGGAAAGCTTCAGCAGGATATTGAGCACAAGCTTCAGGTTTTCACAAATGATTTTAACGAAACCCGCGCCGCTAAAGCAGACAGCCTTGAAAAAGCCTTTTCTGTTTTCCAGGATTTCTGTGAATTCGATTATTATATGATTCTTAAGAAGTTTGATTCTTCTTATCAGGAATTCTCATTTAATGCTGTTCCTCGTCTTGAAAAAGTAAACGCAGAATATATTCTTGATGATCTCAAGGATTTCCTTGCAGTTGCCTACAGCATTACCGACGATTCAATTGACTGGTCTATTCTTTTTGAAATGTTCAAAACAACTCAGAGCCGTGAACTTGTTTCACTCGGAAACTGGAAAAAGATTATTGCAAAAATGAAGAACATTCAGTCTTCAAAATCTTTAGACCTGATTATCCAGCATATTTCAGAAGATTTTGCATATGAAACAAAGACTTCATATCATCATGACTCTGTAATTGAACCATATATCGACAAGATTGAAACTGATACAAGAAATCTTCTGGCAAAAATTGAAACAGAACAGAAGGAATCTAAGGCTTCTTCTATCTGTATGCAGATTTTTGGAACTGCAAGTCCACAGAGCCTTAAGTTCTACACAGCAGAATTCAATGCACCTCTTGAAAAGAAAGGTCTTTCAGTTCTTGAATACACAGAGCCTCTTAACTTCCTCAAGGCATTCCTTGTAGAATTTGTAAAGAAAGCTATCCGTGAATATTATGATGTAGTTGTAATCCGCGGTCAGTGGGACGCTACCCTTTCCGCTCCTATGTCAAATGCCTATCAGGAACTGCTTAAACTTTCTGATGAAGTAACTTCTTTTGATGAAATGATGGCAGAAGAAGGCCCTATGGGAATTAAGGTAAAAACACTTTTACCTAAGACTGCCCATGATGCTGGTGCTGAAAATATCATAAACCGCGTAGTTTCAGATGCAAATGAAACAGCACGCGGCTATATTATTCAGGGAACTCAGAACCTTATTACAATTGGAAAGACAATCAAACAACTTATAGAAGATTATGTTCTTCCAAAGCCATTACTTGTAGCTAACTGGAAAGAGCTGGAAAAATTCTTTGAGATTCCTCTCAAAGAATTCAGCGTAGACATTTATAAAAAGATTTATCTTTTCGTACAATTAATGCAGAATTACATCAATTAACCGTCATTGCGATCGTAGCGAAGCAATCCATTATAGATTGCCACGTCGCTATCGCTCCTCGCAATGACAAGAACTTTAACGCATTGCCTGCATCTTATTACTGATGCGGGTACCAATCACCTGAATCACTTCAACCAGCACAAGAATAATAACTACCGCGCCAATCATATACTCAACGCGGTAACGCTGGTATCCGTAACGGATGGCAACATCACCAAGTCCGCCGCCACCAACAGTTCCAGCCATTGCTGAATAACCAATAAGATTTATGATTGTAAGGGTAATTCCATTTACAATAGAAGGAAGTGCTTCCGGAAGAAGAATCTTAAAGATAACCTGCTTATCTGTTGAACCCATAGAACGAGCAGCAGCAATTACTCCAGGATCAACTTCTTTAAGGCTTGATTCAATTACGCGGGCAACAAAAGGTGCTGCTGCAATTGTAAGCGGTACAATAGAAGCTTTTGTTCCAATCGCAGTATGAACGATTATACGTGTAAACGGAAACAAAAGAATTACGAGAATTACAAATGGAATTGCACGAAGGATATTGATTATTACCGAAAGCACCTGATTCAAAAACTTATGAGGTCTCAGACCGGCAGCAGGATCGCTTGTGCACAAAAGAATTCCGAGAGGGATTCCAATAATCATACTAAATATAGTAGAAAACAGAACCATTACGAGAGTCTGCCAGGTTGCAGTTCCAATTACAGAAAGATATTTTACCAATGCCGGATTCATATTACACACCTGCCTTTTCTACTATTATATTCTGATTGCGAAGATACTCGAGAGCTTCTGAAACCTGGAATCCTGAAAAATCTACAATCATCTTACCAATATCACCATCTGTAAGATGCTGAACACCAGCCGCACGAATATTGAACTCAACATCAAACTTTTTAGCTACATTGCTCAAAACAGGAGCACCCTGCTTTTCACTTGGGAAGCTCAGTTCATATTCACCGCCTTCCTGACTCCAGCGTACAATATTAGAGCCGTCTGAAGGCTTACGGTCTGTACCAATATGAGAAATAAAGTCTTTTGTTACAGGACTCTTTGGATTTAAGAAAATATCATTTACAGATCCAAGTTCAACAAGCTTACCTTCATTGATTACAGCAACCTGACTGCAGGCATCACGTACTACTTCCATCTGATGAGTAATCATAACTACAGTAAGATTCATCTGACTCTGGATTTTTCTGATAAGATTCAAGATTGATGTTGTTGTCTGAGGATCAAGAGCAGAAGTTGCTTCATCACAGAATAGAATATCCGGCTTGTTTGCAAGGGCACGAGCAATAGCAATTCTCTGTTTCTGTCCACCGCTCAAAGTGCTTATGCGGGCATCCTTACGGTCTGAAAGTTCAACCAGTTCAAGAAGTTCATCTACACGGCAGTTAATTTCGTCCTTTGGAACTCCACAAATTTCCATAGGATATGCTATATTCTGACCTGCCGAACGCGAAGAAAAAAGGTTGAAGTTCTGAAAAATCATACCAATTCTGCGGCGGCGCATTACAAGCTCTTTTTCACTGAGGTTGTCTACTCGTTCTCCGTCATATAAAACTTCGCCGGAATCCGGCTTTTCCATCATACTGATAAGACGTACAAGGGAAGATTTTCCCGCACCACTCTTTCCGATAATTCCAAAAATCTGATTAGAAGGAATTTTAAGGGATATGTCATTTACAGCAGCAACCTTTGAAAGCCCGTCTGCCGAGTTATAAACCCTTACTAGATTGTTTAATTCTATATGCATTCTTCTATTATATTAAATCTCGCCATTCCTCGCAATTCCCGTCATTCCGAGTCATTGCGAGGAGCGTAGCGACGTGGCAATCTATTAAATGGATTGCTTCGCTTCGCTCGCAATGACGATAATTTTCTTATTTTTTCCTAAACTATTTTTTTCAGATTCCGATATTTTGTATAAGGTGGCCGGTGGATTTGCCGGTGCAAAGAGGAAAAATATGGAACAGAAAAAAACATTATGGATTATTGCCGCAGTCGGCGTATTCTTGCTGGTAGTTTTGGGAGTACCAGCTATTTTACATTATCCTTCAAGAAATCCCGTTCCCGCTTATGCAAGCATTTCTCCAGTAGAAAAGAAAACTTCTAAAGACGGATGGACAAAACCATCTGCTGATGTAACTGCACCAACAACACTTCCTCAGGATGTAGCAGCAACAAAAGTAAACGAGCTGGTTGTTCTTGCTGACAACGCAACTGTTTACGCACAGAATACAGATAAACCTGCTGATAATGGTACAACAATTGATTTGAATGCACTTAAAAATGAAATTGTAGCAGAAACTCAGAATCAGGCTCCAAGTCAGCCACAGAATATTAACATTACAGTAAATATTCCAGAGCCAAAAGAAGAAGTAAAGGTTACTCCAAAGTCAGAACCTAAATCCGAGCCTAAATATGTTGCAAAAGCAGAACCTGTTGAAAATAATGTAAAGGTAGTTCAGAAAGCTGAAGCTAAAGCTGCAACTAAAGCTACAAAAACAAACGCACAGGCTAATGCAAATACAAAGAAATCTGCAGCAGCCCCTGCTCCTAAGGCAGAGCCTAAGAAAACTCAGTACTGGGTACAGGTTGCCGCTTACAGCAATAAAAAAGGTGCAGAAGGAGCCCGCTCAATTCTTGATGAAAACAAGATTCCTTCTGATATCTTTACTTACAGAGACAACAAGGATAAGCTTTACTACCGTGTTCGTGTAGGACCTTACACTACAAAGAGTGAAGCTGAATACTGGCGTACTCGTATTATTAAAATCAGTGATATTGATAATGCGAATGACAGTTATATAACAAGTACAACAATCTAACAAAAAAATAAATATACGAAATCTTTTAATTTGAGGTGCTGTCGCCGAAAAACGACTCGCTTCGCAGGGACGAAAAAGATGCTCAGCGAGGTCGTTTTTCTACTTCGCACCTCAAATTATATAAACCTGCCTTTTTTGTTTTTAACAGTTTTTTCAAAATATTTTCTGAAATCATTTCCTTTTTTATTTAACTTTATACTATTTATATTATGTGAAAAAATTATTTATAACTTTTATGCTTTTAATTGCCTGGGGTGCTTTTGGGGCAGCGGAATCTTTTAAGCTTGAACTTTATGGCGACTCTCAGAAGACTGGCGGGCTGAGACTTTCTGTTCCTCTTATAGATTTAAGAACTGTAATTCAGCCGGATAAGTACAATTTTGGAATACAGCTTTCAACTTCAAAATTTATTAAAAAACTCCCTGTAGAAGTAAAGTTCGGAAATCTTTCTGCTTCAGGTTCTCTCTCAAGATTAAACTCTCCGGAATTAAGCAGCAGTACTTCCCCATTCTCTAATGGAATTATTTCCACAACAGGATTAACCGCAAGTCTTCCCGGATACACAAGTTTTTCAAAAGCTGAAAGCACTTTTTTACAGATAAAAACAAATCAGCTGACAACGCATCCTTTTACAATGTATCTGAATTTATGGTTTTCGCCGGATAATCCTGATCCGGTATTCTCTGCAATGATTTATGACAAGTTTTTTGATAACCGATTAATTATCAGTTCATCTTTCACAACAGGACGATTTATGTATGAAGCAAACGACAGTTCATCCTGGTTTCTTGACAATCCATATTATATGGCAGATGCCCATTCCTGTTCATTGATTCAGTTTTCTGCTGAAATAAAAAACAAAACAAGAAAGAATTCCATTTATACAGGATTTATGACTGCCATTTATGAAAGTCCCTTTGGTCCTTTAACAGCTGCATATAGATTAGACCTTAAACTTTCTATAAAGCACACTGATTTTTATGCATCAGCATTTCTTAATCAATATGAAGATATACTCACAAGTTCTGCAAAACTGCTTAGCCCCAGTGTTCAATTAAAGTGCGGTTTTCTTACCAAAAAGCCTGTTCCTGCTAAAAATCAAAAACTCTATTTTATAAAAACCGGGGCCAATATTTATTCCAGAATCAACCTTACAAAACCGGAACATCCGCTCAGGCTGAATGCAGGTTTTCAACTTACTTCGGATATCACTACCCTTTCACTTTCCGTTTCCGGAAATGCAAAATTACTGGCGGTCTCTGCGGAGCTGCCGCCGGAAGATATAAGTTTTACTTCTATTTCAATGCAGTTTAAAAACTCCTGGTATTTAAAAACTTTCACACCAGGCATAACCCTTTCTGCAGAAAAGAGATTTGATGATTCTTCAGACAGTGATTCCGGGAAAATGAAATATAAAGCACAGCTGAATTTAACAAATAATTCAAGGCATAAAATAAGCGGTAACTGTGCCTTCAGTTTCTCATCAAAAGATAAAGAAATAACAGATAAGAAATTTTCAGCAGGCCTTACCTGCAGAATGAACATAAAAGCCGTTACGATAATCGGAAAACTTACAATTTCAAGTTTATATCTTGAATAGAACTTATTTTTTCATTAAAATAACGTGATACTATAATCTAAGGAATAATTTTTTTAAAAGAGGTATTAATATGGCTTGGGATATTTCAAAAGTAAGAAATATCGGTATCAGTGCCCACATTGACTCTGGAAAGACAACAACTTCAGAACGTATCTTGTTCTACTGTAACAAGATTCACGCAATTCACGAAGTTCGTGGTAAGGACGGTGTTGGTGCTGTAATGGATAACATGGAACTGGAGCGTGAGCGTGGTATCACAATTCAGTCTGCTGCTACTCAGGTTCAGTGGAAAGACTACACAATCAACCTTATCGACACACCGGGTCACGTTGACTTTACTGTAGAAGTTGAACGTTCCCTTCGCGTTTTGGACGGCGCTATCATGATTCTTTGTGCCGTTGCCGGTGTTCAGTCTCAGTCAATCACTGTAGACCGCCAGCTCAAGCGTTACCATGTACCACGTGTTGCATTTGTAAACAAGTGTGACCGTCAGGGTGCTAACCCAGTTCGCGTTCGCATGCAGCTTCGCGAAAAGCTCGGTTTGAACGCATATATGATGGAGCTCCCAATTGGTCTTGAAGACAAACTCGAAGGTGTTGTAGATCTCGTTGCTATGAAGGCTATCTACTTCGACGGACCAAACGGTGAAGACCTCCGCATTGCAGAAATTCCTGCAAACATGACTGCAGATGCAGAAAAATACCGCGAAGAACTCCTCGACGCAGCTTCTATGTTCGATGATTCTTTGATGGAAGAAATCATGGAAAAGGGTTACGATGGAGTTGCAGAAGACAAGATTATCGCTGCTATCCGTAAGGGAACTCTTGCTGAACAGTTCGTAGGTGTATTCTGTGGTTCAGCTCACGTAAACAAAGGTATTCAGCCTCTTCTCGACGCTGTAGTACGCTACCTCCCAGCTCCAAACGAAGTACGCAACGTTGCTCTCGACCTCGATAACAACGAAGCTGAAGTAGAACTTGAATCAGTTGATAACAAACCTTGTGTTGCACTTGGTTTCAAACTTGATGATGGTCAGTACGGTCAGCTTACATATACTCGTGTTTACCAGGGTAAGATTAAGAAGGGTGAAGAACTCTATAACACACGTAACAAGAAGAGATTCAAGGTTGGACGTCTTGTTCGTATGAACTCTGCTCAGATGGAAGATATCAACGAAGGTTGTGCAGGTGATATCGTAGCACTCTTCGGTGTTGACTGTGCATCTGGTGATACATTCGTAAGCGGTGGAGTAAACTACTCTATGGCTTCTATGTACGTTCCAGAGCCTGTAATTTCTTTGTCTATTACTCCAAAAGACAAACAGGCTTCTATGCAGATGTCTAAGGCTCTTAACCGCTTTACTAAGGAAGACCCTACATTCCGCGTATACACAGACCCAGAATCAAATGAAACAATCATTAAGGGTATGGGTGAGCTTCACCTTGAAGTATACGTTGAACGTATGAAGCGCGAATACAACTGTGAAGTTATCACTGGTAAACCACAGGTTGCATACCGCGAATCTATCACTACAACTGGTGACTTCAACTACACACATAAAAAGCAGACTGGTGGTTCTGGACAGTACGGTCGTGTTGCCGGATTCATGGAACCAGATTCTGAGAAAGACTACGAGTTCGTAGACGCAATTAAGGGTGGTGCTATTCCTAACGAATACATCCCTTCTTGTGATAAAGGTTTCCAGAAGGCTATGAAGGAAGGTTCTTTGATTGGAGCTCCTATCGTAGGTGTTAAGATCACAATTAATGATGGTCAGTACCACCCAGTAGACTCTAACGATAACGCATTCCAGATTGCTGCTATTGGTGCTTTCCGCGAAGGTTACATGAAGGCTAAGCCTGTAATCCTCGAACCAATCATGAAGGTACAGATGACTGCACCTACTGAGTTCCAGGGTAACCTCTTCGGTCTTATCAACCAGCGCCGTGGTGTAATCGTTGATTCAACTGATGAAAACAACACTTCTACAGTAAACGCAGAAGTTCCACTTTCAGAAATGTTCGGATTCTCTACTATCCTCCGTTCTTCAACTCAGGGTAAGGGTGAGTTCACAATGGAATTCCTTAAGTATGGTAAGGTTCCAAACAACGTATCTGAAGAACTTCAGGCTAAATACAAGGAAGAAAAAGCAGCTGGTAAGAAATAATTAATTTCTAACCACTGATACAAAGGCGACTTGGTTTTTCCAGGTCGCCTTTTTTTATTTTTATTTATTTGCTTTATATCAATTCATAGTTTAGAATAGAGGAAGTGATCAGATATCTGATTTAAAAACATTTATGCACCTCAGGAGGTCGACTATGAATAAGAAAGATTTAATCGCTCACAGCCCTGTGAGATATTTTGATGTGACAAATGCAGGTTTAAAAGACGGTGAAATGGGACTCATAACAGCTAAAAAAGGTCTTGGAAAGACTTCTATTCTGGTTCAGTTTGGAATTGACAGCCTTCTCAACGACAAAGCTCTCGTTCATGTTTCTTTTGACCAGCAGTCATCTAATGTAATTGCCTGGTATTCAAGTGTTCTTGCTGAAATTGCTAAAAAGAAGAGTTTGAACCTTGATGATGTAAATGAAGAAATTGTACGCAACCGCACAATTCTGAACTTTAATCAGGAAACATTCACTCTTCCAAAGGTTGTAAACACACTCAAGGCTCTTAAAGACGGAGGTACATCAATTGCTTCTGTAGTTGTAGATGGTCTTGATATGAACAAAACTTCTGCAGACGACATCAAATGCTTTGGAGATTTCATCAAAAAAGAAAAGATGACTGCATGGTTCAGCTTTACAAATGAAGCTGCAGACCTTAAGGGAACACTTGCTGCAGATAAGCTTGATAACTTTGCAACAGTTGCACACCTTGCTGCAGAAGGAAAAGTTCTTTCTCTTGCAATTCTTAAGAATGGAGAAGGTAAAGTTAGTCTTGATGCAAAAACTTTGCTTATGACTAAATCATAAAATATGATGCTGAATTAAGTTCAGCTGACGCGTCACCCCGAACTCGTTTCGGGGTCTTTTTTTTTAAAAAAAAGTGCACTTTTTTTATCTCCCGGGTGTCTAAATACATGTAAACAAACTCATACAAAGGGAGATAATTTTATGAAAAAACTTACTACTATTCTTACTATTGCTGCAGCTGCACTTATGTTTTCAAGCTGTATTATTGTTGGAGCTGATGACCTTCCAGATGTAATTATTGAAGAAAAAACAAATACTCCAAAACCTTCAAACCCACAGCCGGAGCCAGAACCAATTTACTATCACAGTATTACATGTAAAAACCAGACTTCGTATACAGTTACAGACTGGTGTGTAAAAAAGGACAACATTGTTACTTATCCAAAATCTGGTTATAACCGCTCTATTCGTTCTGGCGGAGAAGACATGATTTTGGATCTTCCAGAAGGATACTACAAGGTATACTTCTCTTTTGAAGATACATACCAGCTTAATCCAAGTGATTATTACAGCAGCGAAAGCATTTACCTTAACAAGGATGTAATCTACACTCTGTATGAGCGTCAGGTTACAGTTGCCTGTCGTGCCGCTGGTACATCAGATAAACCTCAGTTGTATCTTGCAGGTTCTGATGGAACTGAAATTGATTTAGTGAGTGAGTAAAAAACAAAGCAGCATTTTGCATAGCAAAATGCTGCTTTATATGCTACAATTAGGCTCAAGGAGCACAAAATGAAAAAGATATTTCCAATACTTCTAGTAACAATGATATTAGATCTCTTTTCGAGTTGTATTCTTGTATTACCGGAACATACATTGTATTTTTATAACGATACTAAAAACGAATATGTATATGACTGGTATCTGAAAGATTTAGATGGAACTGAATATGCAGTCTCAAGTGGTTATTGTGAAGTTGGACCTGGCGAATATGATTATATTTCAAATTTGAAAGAAAATTGCTACCAAGTTTGGTTCTGCGAAAAAATAACTCAAGATAAAGACTATTATTGGCATACTGATAATTATTTTGAACTTAATAGTGATGCAACATTCTATTTAAGTAATACAAAAACATACTCAGGAAGTCCTCGATCTGCAGTTTCTGAAAATAATAACTTTGAAAATAA
The Treponema bryantii DNA segment above includes these coding regions:
- a CDS encoding methionine ABC transporter ATP-binding protein is translated as MHIELNNLVRVYNSADGLSKVAAVNDISLKIPSNQIFGIIGKSGAGKSSLVRLISMMEKPDSGEVLYDGERVDNLSEKELVMRRRRIGMIFQNFNLFSSRSAGQNIAYPMEICGVPKDEINCRVDELLELVELSDRKDARISTLSGGQKQRIAIARALANKPDILFCDEATSALDPQTTTSILNLIRKIQSQMNLTVVMITHQMEVVRDACSQVAVINEGKLVELGSVNDIFLNPKSPVTKDFISHIGTDRKPSDGSNIVRWSQEGGEYELSFPSEKQGAPVLSNVAKKFDVEFNIRAAGVQHLTDGDIGKMIVDFSGFQVSEALEYLRNQNIIVEKAGV
- a CDS encoding SPOR domain-containing protein is translated as MEQKKTLWIIAAVGVFLLVVLGVPAILHYPSRNPVPAYASISPVEKKTSKDGWTKPSADVTAPTTLPQDVAATKVNELVVLADNATVYAQNTDKPADNGTTIDLNALKNEIVAETQNQAPSQPQNINITVNIPEPKEEVKVTPKSEPKSEPKYVAKAEPVENNVKVVQKAEAKAATKATKTNAQANANTKKSAAAPAPKAEPKKTQYWVQVAAYSNKKGAEGARSILDENKIPSDIFTYRDNKDKLYYRVRVGPYTTKSEAEYWRTRIIKISDIDNANDSYITSTTI
- the fusA gene encoding elongation factor G encodes the protein MAWDISKVRNIGISAHIDSGKTTTSERILFYCNKIHAIHEVRGKDGVGAVMDNMELERERGITIQSAATQVQWKDYTINLIDTPGHVDFTVEVERSLRVLDGAIMILCAVAGVQSQSITVDRQLKRYHVPRVAFVNKCDRQGANPVRVRMQLREKLGLNAYMMELPIGLEDKLEGVVDLVAMKAIYFDGPNGEDLRIAEIPANMTADAEKYREELLDAASMFDDSLMEEIMEKGYDGVAEDKIIAAIRKGTLAEQFVGVFCGSAHVNKGIQPLLDAVVRYLPAPNEVRNVALDLDNNEAEVELESVDNKPCVALGFKLDDGQYGQLTYTRVYQGKIKKGEELYNTRNKKRFKVGRLVRMNSAQMEDINEGCAGDIVALFGVDCASGDTFVSGGVNYSMASMYVPEPVISLSITPKDKQASMQMSKALNRFTKEDPTFRVYTDPESNETIIKGMGELHLEVYVERMKREYNCEVITGKPQVAYRESITTTGDFNYTHKKQTGGSGQYGRVAGFMEPDSEKDYEFVDAIKGGAIPNEYIPSCDKGFQKAMKEGSLIGAPIVGVKITINDGQYHPVDSNDNAFQIAAIGAFREGYMKAKPVILEPIMKVQMTAPTEFQGNLFGLINQRRGVIVDSTDENNTSTVNAEVPLSEMFGFSTILRSSTQGKGEFTMEFLKYGKVPNNVSEELQAKYKEEKAAGKK
- a CDS encoding methionine ABC transporter permease is translated as MNPALVKYLSVIGTATWQTLVMVLFSTIFSMIIGIPLGILLCTSDPAAGLRPHKFLNQVLSVIINILRAIPFVILVILLFPFTRIIVHTAIGTKASIVPLTIAAAPFVARVIESSLKEVDPGVIAAARSMGSTDKQVIFKILLPEALPSIVNGITLTIINLIGYSAMAGTVGGGGLGDVAIRYGYQRYRVEYMIGAVVIILVLVEVIQVIGTRISNKMQAMR